A single Triticum dicoccoides isolate Atlit2015 ecotype Zavitan chromosome 2A, WEW_v2.0, whole genome shotgun sequence DNA region contains:
- the LOC119352090 gene encoding very-long-chain 3-oxoacyl-CoA reductase 1-like, which translates to MAAAVQVWFVSLAGLGAMYLSAACLRLLAHLALCLRRPINLRRHYGSWAVVTGPTTGLGRSMAMELARRGISLVLLDLDAANLQYVSAALHEAHPGVETKTVVFDLSLVGTAAGDEAMGRLKEATEGLDVGLLVNNAAVNRPGALYVHEADVERLARMVLVNVMALTEVTAAVLPGMLERGRGAIVNVGSGSTVAVPSFPLYTVYSATKRYVQHLTRCLSVEYKHRGIDVQCQVPFYVHTGMLSPAIKATMTFPAFVATADAYARDAARWIGHGVLCVPDASQQLQWFLAGLVPDAVHDWYRLRQHLKHRAILRPKLA; encoded by the coding sequence ATGGCGGCGGCAGTGCAGGTCTGGTTCGTCTCCCTGGCCGGATTAGGCGCCATGTACCTGTCCGCTGCCTGCCTCCGTCTCCTTGCCCACCTCGCCCTCTGCCTCCGCCGGCCCATCAACCTCCGCCGCCACTACGGCTCGTGGGCGGTCGTTACCGGCCCAACCACGGGGCTAGGCCGATCCATGGCCATGGAGCTCGCCCGCCGTGGCATCAGCCTCGTCCTCCTCGACCTCGACGCGGCCAACCTGCAATACGTCTCGGCTGCCCTCCACGAGGCCCACCCCGGGGTGGAGACCAAGACCGTGGTATTCGACCTCTCTCTCGTCGGCAccgccgccggcgacgaggcgatGGGGCGGCTCAAAGAGGCCACAGAGGGGCTGGACGTGGGGCTACTGGTGAACAACGCCGCCGTGAATCGGCCGGGCGCGCTGTACGTCCACGAGGCGGACGTGGAGCGGCTGGCGAGGATGGTGCTGGTGAACGTGATGGCGCTCACAGAGGTGACGGCGGCAGTGCTGCCGGGGATGCTGGAGCGGGGGAGGGGCGCCATTGTCAACGTCGGGTCCGGGTCCACGGTGGCCGTGCCCTCCTTCCCGCTCTACACCGTCTACAGCGCCACAAAACGGTACGTGCAGCACCTGACGCGGTGCCTCAGCGTGGAGTACAAGCACAGGGGCATCGACGTGCAGTGCCAGGTCCCGTTCTACGTGCACACCGGCATGCTGTCGCCGGCAATAAAGGCCACCATGACGTTCCCGGCGTTCGTGGCGACCGCCGACGCGTACGCCCGGGACGCGGCGCGGTGGATCGGCCACGGTGTGCTCTGTGTGCCCGACGCGTCCCAGCAACTGCAGTGGTTCCTCGCCGGCCTTGTCCCCGACGCAGTTCACGACTGGTACCGCCTCCGGCAGCATCTCAAGCACAGGGCCATCCTCCGGCCGAAGCTCGCGTGA